From a region of the Plodia interpunctella isolate USDA-ARS_2022_Savannah chromosome 13, ilPloInte3.2, whole genome shotgun sequence genome:
- the LOC128674826 gene encoding zinc finger protein 675-like, with translation MESKDEIITFYGRCRCCLEYGYMKSIWKEHIWEDEKEIYGEMLMETFNIAWESNDVVEYICDTCVTRLRDAFHFKKEIISADLLLEEGFEEGMELVNLEKIASKTEEDNENLEEFISPDIEVKTEYGEIEYLEEDADIVEQSVYKIVTDATKSASDNKWPNKKKKCERSSYRNYTQADLKRCVEMIQKEGISQLQAAKIFNIPTKTVNAKMCSLRSESPIDETRQEKRERTEKQIKFVEEIQAILEMTNSMPFKVKSTKLYCAYCYMKGDYYEDTEDLRTHTFEKHQNERIDAIESILRPFWQNEVLRIDIQNLSCTVCEEIIRGWNEMFQHLFDKHNVQFDQAYTRLIPYKLSQDLHCALCDERHTNIHYLDSHMNAHYNNHVCPECGDTFVSLARIKKHLVIHDTGSYPCQYCGKSFSLKKYRDKHVAMIHENAKTYKCFYCTERFVTEYGKHSHTKMHHKDKIKIITCEICGKSFDWRPYYLSHLKKLHFKVRRYQCTYCMKWFTAKHDYKLHVQRHTGSGQHYCEFCNKNFVTGQELRSHQKVHKKDVKNAPKCVQVSN, from the coding sequence ATGGAGTCCAAAGATGAAATAATCACATTCTATGGTAGATGTAGATGTTGCCTTGAATACGGCTACATGAAAAGCATATGGAAGGAGCACATTTGGGaagatgaaaaagaaatatatggtGAAATGCTTATGGAGACTTTTAATATAGCCTGGGAATCTAATGACGTTGTTGAGTATATCTGTGACACATGTGTGACAAGGCTTCGAGATGCCTTTCATTTCaagaaagaaattatttcCGCTGATCTATTACTGGAGGAGGGGTTTGAAGAAGGCATGGAATTggtaaatttagaaaaaatagctTCAAAGACCGAAGAAGATAATGAGAACCTAGAAGAGTTTATATCTCCTGACATTGAGGTTAAAACAGAGTATGGTGAGATTGAGTATTTGGAAGAAGATGCAGATATTGTGGAACAAtcagtttataaaatagttactGATGCCACTAAGAGTGCATCTGATAATAAATGGcccaacaaaaaaaagaaatgtgaaCGTTCCAGCTACCGCAATTATACTCAGGCAGATTTGAAAAGGTGTGTTGAAATGATTCAGAAAGAAGGAATTTCCCAGTTACAAGCAgcaaaaattttcaatataccaACCAAAACAGTCAATGCTAAAATGTGTAGTTTAAGATCTGAATCTCCAATTGATGAAACACGGCAGGAAAAGCGAGAAAGAACCGAAAAACAAATCAAGTTTGTCGAAGAAATCCAGGCAATTCTGGAAATGACCAATAGTATGCCTTTTAAAGTCAAATCTACTAAGCTTTATTGTGCCTATTGCTATATGAAAGGGGACTATTATGAGGACACTGAGGATTTGAGAACTCATACATTTGAGAAGCACCAAAATGAGAGAATTGATGCTATTGAGTCCATTCTTAGGCCTTTCTGGCAGAATGAAGTTCTAAGAATTGACATTCAAAATTTATCCTGCACTGTATGTGAAGAAATAATACGAGGATGGAACGAAATGTTCCAACATTTGTTTGATAAACATAATGTGCAGTTTGATCAAGCTTATACAAGATTGATACCATATAAACTAAGTCAGGACTTACATTGTGCTTTGTGTGATGAACGTCATACAAATATCCACTATTTGGACTCTCACATGAATgcacattataataatcacgTGTGTCCAGAATGTGGGGATACCTTTGTTTCTTTAGCTCGAATCAAAAAGCATTTGGTTATACATGATACTGGATCATACCCTTGTCAATATTGTGGAAAAAgtttcagtttaaaaaaatatagagatAAACATGTAGCAATGATTCATGAAAATGCGAAAACATATAAGTGCTTTTATTGTACTGAGCGCTTTGTCACAGAATATGGAAAACACAGTCATACGAAGATGCACCACAaggataaaatcaaaattatcacTTGTGAAATTTGTGGGAAAAGTTTTGATTGGAGAccttattatttatcacatttgaaaaaattacattttaaagtaaggAGATATCAATGCACATATTGTATGAAATGGTTCACTGCGAAGCATGATTACAAATTACATGTTCAAAGGCACACTGGGAGTGGTCAGCATTACTgtgaattttgtaataagaATTTTGTCACAGGTCAAGAATTGAGAAGCCACCAGAAAGTTCATAAAAAGGATGTCAAAAATGCCCCAAAATGTGTACAGGTTTCTAATTAA
- the LOC128674828 gene encoding transmembrane protein 120 homolog isoform X1 produces MDAEECLKEWEDLLTDYKRLETVNKDYIAKLEEVGELQSQCMKELEHQRYRMNVIAGALKRLEKKGVTKDERVANLEKEIMKRKAMLHEIKATLPKQNSMYLRIILGNVNVSILNKNDKFKYKDEYEKFKLVLSAIAFVLAVLNLYVDFRPLQLILIFLLVWYYCTLTIRESILKVNGSRIKGWWRLHHFVSTVVAGILLIWPQNEPWNEFRHTFMWFIAYISVVQYMQFRYQSGVLYRLKALGARHNMDITIEGFHSWMWRGLSYLLPFLFGGYVFQLYIAYTLYHLSYHPEATWQVAALSMSFLLLGIGNTATTLCVIPQKLSEQVPYLAALYLLLHFCNMYTILRTLRKKTQGGLKLRYKLRAIAYRLSNEVAVLEQKWRQSKVESKTE; encoded by the exons ATGGACGCCGAGGAATGTCTTAAAGAATGGGAAGACTTGTTAACAGATTACAAACGGTTAGAG actGTAAACAAGGATTACATAGCAAAATTAGAAGAAGTTGGTGAGCTTCAATCACAATGCATGAAAGAGTTGGAGCACCAACGCTATCGCATGAATGTTATCGCAGGCGCATTGAAAAG gTTAGAAAAGAAAGGTGTGACAAAGGATGAACGAGTGGCAAATTTGGAGAAAGAGATCATGAAAAGGAAAGCCATGCTCCATGAGATCAAAGCCACATTGCCCAAACAAAACAGCATGTATCTGCGTATAATACTGGGAAATGTGAATGTGTCTATTCTAAACAAAAATGACAA gttcAAATACAAAGATGAATATGAAAAGTTCAAGCTGGTACTGAGTGCGATAGCATTCGTTTTAGCTGTTTTAAATCTGTATGTAGATTTCAG ACCGCTGCAGCTAATACTGATATTCCTGCTGGTCTGGTACTACTGCACGCTGACGATCCGCGAAAGCATCCTGAAGGTCAACGGCTCCCGGATCAAGGGCTGGTGGAGGCTGCACCACTTCGTGTCCACGGTCGTGGCGGGAATCCTTCTCATTTGGCCCCAGAATGAACCCTGGAACGAGTTTAGGCACACCTTCATGTGGTTTATCGCTTATATCA GTGTGGTGCAGTACATGCAGTTCCGATACCAAAGCGGGGTTCTATACAGGCTAAAGGCCCTGGGCGCGCGGCACAACATGGACATCACCATCGAGGGCTTCCACTCGTGGATGTGGCGTGGGCTCTCGTATCTACTCCCGTTCCTGTTCGGAGGTTATGTGTTCCAACTGTACATAGCCTACACGTTGTACCACCTCAGCTACCACCCTGAAGCCACGTGGCAG GTGGCAGCACTGAGTATGTCGTTCCTGCTGCTCGGCATCGGCAACACAGCCACCACGCTGTGCGTCATTCCGCAGAAACTCAGCGAACAG GTGCCTTATCTGGCGGCTTTGTATCTTTTGCTGCACTTTTGCAACATGTACACAATACTGCGGACACTGCGCAAGAAAACGCAAGGCGGACTCAAGCTACGATACAAATTGCGCGCAATCGCTTACCGGCTGTCCAATGAGGTCGCTGTTTTG GAGCAAAAGTGGAGACAAAGTAAAGTGGAAAGCAAAACGGAGTAA
- the LOC128674828 gene encoding transmembrane protein 120 homolog isoform X3: MDAEECLKEWEDLLTDYKRLETVNKDYIAKLEEVGELQSQCMKELEHQRYRMNVIAGALKRLEKKGVTKDERVANLEKEIMKRKAMLHEIKATLPKQNSMYLRIILGNVNVSILNKNDKFKYKDEYEKFKLVLSAIAFVLAVLNLYVDFRPLQLILIFLLVWYYCTLTIRESILKVNGSRIKGWWRLHHFVSTVVAGILLIWPQNEPWNEFRHTFMWFIAYISVVQYMQFRYQSGVLYRLKALGARHNMDITIEGFHSWMWRGLSYLLPFLFGGYVFQLYIAYTLYHLSYHPEATWQVAALSMSFLLLGIGNTATTLCVIPQKLSEQEQKWRQSKVESKTE, translated from the exons ATGGACGCCGAGGAATGTCTTAAAGAATGGGAAGACTTGTTAACAGATTACAAACGGTTAGAG actGTAAACAAGGATTACATAGCAAAATTAGAAGAAGTTGGTGAGCTTCAATCACAATGCATGAAAGAGTTGGAGCACCAACGCTATCGCATGAATGTTATCGCAGGCGCATTGAAAAG gTTAGAAAAGAAAGGTGTGACAAAGGATGAACGAGTGGCAAATTTGGAGAAAGAGATCATGAAAAGGAAAGCCATGCTCCATGAGATCAAAGCCACATTGCCCAAACAAAACAGCATGTATCTGCGTATAATACTGGGAAATGTGAATGTGTCTATTCTAAACAAAAATGACAA gttcAAATACAAAGATGAATATGAAAAGTTCAAGCTGGTACTGAGTGCGATAGCATTCGTTTTAGCTGTTTTAAATCTGTATGTAGATTTCAG ACCGCTGCAGCTAATACTGATATTCCTGCTGGTCTGGTACTACTGCACGCTGACGATCCGCGAAAGCATCCTGAAGGTCAACGGCTCCCGGATCAAGGGCTGGTGGAGGCTGCACCACTTCGTGTCCACGGTCGTGGCGGGAATCCTTCTCATTTGGCCCCAGAATGAACCCTGGAACGAGTTTAGGCACACCTTCATGTGGTTTATCGCTTATATCA GTGTGGTGCAGTACATGCAGTTCCGATACCAAAGCGGGGTTCTATACAGGCTAAAGGCCCTGGGCGCGCGGCACAACATGGACATCACCATCGAGGGCTTCCACTCGTGGATGTGGCGTGGGCTCTCGTATCTACTCCCGTTCCTGTTCGGAGGTTATGTGTTCCAACTGTACATAGCCTACACGTTGTACCACCTCAGCTACCACCCTGAAGCCACGTGGCAG GTGGCAGCACTGAGTATGTCGTTCCTGCTGCTCGGCATCGGCAACACAGCCACCACGCTGTGCGTCATTCCGCAGAAACTCAGCGAACAG GAGCAAAAGTGGAGACAAAGTAAAGTGGAAAGCAAAACGGAGTAA
- the LOC128674828 gene encoding transmembrane protein 120 homolog isoform X2, with protein MDAEECLKEWEDLLTDYKRLETVNKDYIAKLEEVGELQSQCMKELEHQRYRMNVIAGALKRLEKKGVTKDERVANLEKEIMKRKAMLHEIKATLPKQNSMYLRIILGNVNVSILNKNDKFKYKDEYEKFKLVLSAIAFVLAVLNLYVDFRPLQLILIFLLVWYYCTLTIRESILKVNGSRIKGWWRLHHFVSTVVAGILLIWPQNEPWNEFRHTFMWFIAYISVVQYMQFRYQSGVLYRLKALGARHNMDITIEGFHSWMWRGLSYLLPFLFGGYVFQLYIAYTLYHLSYHPEATWQVPYLAALYLLLHFCNMYTILRTLRKKTQGGLKLRYKLRAIAYRLSNEVAVLEQKWRQSKVESKTE; from the exons ATGGACGCCGAGGAATGTCTTAAAGAATGGGAAGACTTGTTAACAGATTACAAACGGTTAGAG actGTAAACAAGGATTACATAGCAAAATTAGAAGAAGTTGGTGAGCTTCAATCACAATGCATGAAAGAGTTGGAGCACCAACGCTATCGCATGAATGTTATCGCAGGCGCATTGAAAAG gTTAGAAAAGAAAGGTGTGACAAAGGATGAACGAGTGGCAAATTTGGAGAAAGAGATCATGAAAAGGAAAGCCATGCTCCATGAGATCAAAGCCACATTGCCCAAACAAAACAGCATGTATCTGCGTATAATACTGGGAAATGTGAATGTGTCTATTCTAAACAAAAATGACAA gttcAAATACAAAGATGAATATGAAAAGTTCAAGCTGGTACTGAGTGCGATAGCATTCGTTTTAGCTGTTTTAAATCTGTATGTAGATTTCAG ACCGCTGCAGCTAATACTGATATTCCTGCTGGTCTGGTACTACTGCACGCTGACGATCCGCGAAAGCATCCTGAAGGTCAACGGCTCCCGGATCAAGGGCTGGTGGAGGCTGCACCACTTCGTGTCCACGGTCGTGGCGGGAATCCTTCTCATTTGGCCCCAGAATGAACCCTGGAACGAGTTTAGGCACACCTTCATGTGGTTTATCGCTTATATCA GTGTGGTGCAGTACATGCAGTTCCGATACCAAAGCGGGGTTCTATACAGGCTAAAGGCCCTGGGCGCGCGGCACAACATGGACATCACCATCGAGGGCTTCCACTCGTGGATGTGGCGTGGGCTCTCGTATCTACTCCCGTTCCTGTTCGGAGGTTATGTGTTCCAACTGTACATAGCCTACACGTTGTACCACCTCAGCTACCACCCTGAAGCCACGTGGCAG GTGCCTTATCTGGCGGCTTTGTATCTTTTGCTGCACTTTTGCAACATGTACACAATACTGCGGACACTGCGCAAGAAAACGCAAGGCGGACTCAAGCTACGATACAAATTGCGCGCAATCGCTTACCGGCTGTCCAATGAGGTCGCTGTTTTG GAGCAAAAGTGGAGACAAAGTAAAGTGGAAAGCAAAACGGAGTAA
- the LOC128674824 gene encoding AP2/ERF domain-containing protein PFD0985w-like isoform X2, with protein MNTEDFPCDCCDVTFYEPSAMLYHNKFFHRQDTDLPAIGHSKKLKMINQCSLLIYYCPFCGQQYNNKVNLHKHMIDDHSDENQSPDDVLRCPLCDAIFYHLDAYEHHLSFHSIEDMYNESNEMAETVTEFSLESVPPIMERVENLEPDPKEMSEGGAIGLDDLLMAMGNSEDNPKKSKKHKKHKKSKKAAITLDEFLNMNKDVFGEGIDFQGIEEVPSQIVAKRFKVKKKAALPSSGSKMSAKDIEKLRKQGIIIKKGGTSVKKPIPTIVQPTPTKVQAVPNKSDLNVSTQNQSAAVNPPNEVLTKLINQSNNQIKIVRKHTQNISEANSAEDEKPSSPENIEVECDLIQRYTSSETEGEEKPENRINKLNEDGISDTDSNKTKFLVDIESSNVKNVCIKSNHIFQNNDEDADDYNKNIDPSDKIKNSNNPLTALKNVSQHIIVKSVVPSGKNDSTTKNEVSTKESDEEPSELKQTVHYDMKDKNINETSDKSLNALKHLSHLITIKPVAQAKPTSPINSRQFSEIENTDNVQMNSGDGEDTKDSQITQQNNNPTITNKNIMTPKLEQKQTSQKSLNPFKNVSNNVTIKPMTKKIQSSQSQSDMSQSSDEDEQILNSIKKVAKNQPSVRQIAVKQQNEVKSPALSPNVVKINQSGVRNLPSKDPKSLEVNTKNLSNVDLLKNLKNVTAKPISNSKSVQINKFMTPVNQKLTQIKSNKEINNEIEVYNIDDSDSDNGDDHLPSESLKTKVSDIQTSNLHSKPTQAFKHLNKYLTIKPTHQKSPQLNIKQDLDQDEFTDLPQEDFDTETEHNEDKNKAHFNKTNKMLQNTLKNLSKHITIKSRNSSPSSIVSTYGNKNGNSNDKFDNNFDSDNESNAGRVQITEVDDECPRKNDEFDEDFDAIVQSPHDSDSDDDGDHSQNKDFEDIESKIHANTVKRNENKNEESFKNVSKAITIKSLGENKAQLYTETAATTKGLVSLPNNISKELSIKPFKQGTNECNSNTSQQPNKISPQIIDKNNKGAGQQITRNQSSNQKICMSKNQINTVNKEVTVKTFQSKTVIEEITTTVTKTIKTVNQTVKQEVQTASQSCTHNVLRQVQGLKPQTQQPVKNYQGVVVRHAAPVGTKVRSAMNPVRSPRPPAKISNQLVPVRSVIPMNVRAPRMPTLRSSTPSTSTNSPKPIKMSPNIVNTAMNKRPIATEPSGPFSCFKKPKESLIPVSEMSSFDTREDESTVSLASSTQVNKSNVMNMTRTVKGNTVVSSTQMKSEISSCSQQLEKLNNMSGLRIVKTSQVKQASHAEEKHEVSPAKKITLEAIEKLQKQGLLVKKPRLDSNREDRYSDDDDGEGNFPQDEDFDDDYFS; from the exons AAACACATGATAGATGACCATAGTGATGAAAACCAGAGTCCAGATGACGTGCTGCGTTGCCCTCTTTGTGATGCCATATTTTACCATTTAGATGCATATGAACATCACCTCTCATTTCACAGTATTGAAGATATGTATAATGAAAGTAATgaaat GGCTGAAACTGTGACAGAGTTTTCACTGGAGTCAGTTCCGCCTATAATGGAACGAGTTGAGAACTTAGAGCCAGACCCTAAAGAAATGTCTGAAGGTGGTGCTATTGGTtta GATGATTTGCTGATGGCAATGGGCAACTCAGAAGATAATCCGAAGAAATCTAAAAAGCATAAGAAACACAAGAAGTCTAAAAAAGCAGCAATAACGTTGGACGAATTcctaaatatgaataaagatGTTTTTGGGGAAGGCATAGATTTTCAAGGCATAGAAGAAGTACCTTCACAAATAGTGGCAAAAagatttaaagtaaaaaagaaagcTGCATTACCAAGCAGTGGTTCGAAAATGTCGGCTAAGGATATTGAAAAATTACGCAAACAAGGGATCATTATTAAGAAAGGAGGGACTTCAGTGAAGAAACCGATACCAACCATAGTTCAACCAACGCCTACTAAAGTCCAAGCAGTACCTAATAAAAGTGATTTAAATGTTAGCACACAAAACCAGTCTGCTGCTGTTAATCCACCAAACGAAGTCTtaacaaaactaattaatcaaagtaataatcaaataaagaTAGTAAGGAAACATACACAGAATATAAGTGAGGCAAATAGCGCAGAGGATGAAAAACCTTCATCACCTGAAAATATAGAAGTTGAATGTGATTTAATACAAAGGTACACGTCGTCTGAAACCGAAGGGGAGGAGAAACCTGAAAACAGAATTAATAAGTTGAATGAGGATGGCATCTCTGACACtgattcaaataaaacaaaatttttagttGATATCGAAAgttcaaatgtaaaaaatgtttgtataaaatcGAATCACATTTTCCAGAATAACGATGAAGACGCagatgattataataaaaatatagatcccagtgacaaaattaaaaatagtaataatccTCTAACTGCTTTGAAAAATGTAAGCCAACATATTATCGTTAAATCTGTGGTTCCTTCCGGAAAAAATGATTCTACAACTAAAAATGAAGTATCTACCAAAGAAAGTGATGAGGAACCAAgtgaattaaaacaaacagttCATTATGACatgaaagataaaaatataaatgaaactaGCGACAAATCTCTAAATGCATTAAAACATTTGAGTCACCTTATTACTATTAAACCAGTTGCACAAGCTAAGCCAACTTCGCCAATTAATAGTAGACAATTTTCTGAGATAGAAAATACTGATAATGTTCAAATGAATTCTGGGGATGGCGAGGATACGAAGGATTCCCAAATAACTCAACAAAATAACAACCCTACAATAACTAACAAGAATATAATGACACCAAAActagaacaaaaacaaacatccCAGAAATCTTTAAATCCGTTTAAAAATGTCAGTAACAATGTCACTATTAAaccaatgacaaaaaaaatacaatcctCTCAGTCTCAGTCAGACATGTCACAATCTTCGGACGAAGATGAGCAGATccttaattcaataaaaaaagttgctAAGAATCAACCCTCCGTACGTCAAATAGCCGTTAAGCAGCAAAATGAAGTGAAAAGTCCAGCATTGTCACCCaatgtagtaaaaataaaccagaGTGGTGTAAGAAATTTACCAAGCAAAGACCCGAAAAGTCTTGAAGtcaatacaaaaaatctatctaatgtagatcttttaaaaaatcttaaaaatgttACAGCTAAACCAATTAGTAATTCTAAAAgtgtacaaataaacaaatttatgacACCGGTTAATCAAAAACtaacacaaattaaaagtaacaaGGAAATAAACAACGAAATAGAAGTTTATAACATTGATGACTCTGATAGTGATAATGGAGATGACCATTTACCCAGTGAATCGTTAAAAACGAAAGTGTCAGATATACAAACCAGCAATTTACATTCAAAACCTACGCAAGCATTCAAACACTTGAATAAATACCTAACAATAAAACCAACTCATCAAAAAAGCCCAcaactaaatattaaacaagaCCTCGATCAAGACGAATTTACAGATTTACCACAAGAGGACTTTGACACAGAAACTGAACATaatgaagataaaaataaagcacaTTTCAATAAGACTAATAAAATGCTTCAAAATACACTAAAAAACTTAAGTaaacatataacaataaagtCTAGGAATTCTTCACCAAGTTCAATAGTTTCCACCTATggtaataaaaatggaaattcCAATGACAAATTCGATAACAATTTTGATAGTGACAATGAATCTAATGCAGGAAGAGTGCAAATTACTGAAGTTGACGATGAATGCCCAAGGAAAAACGATGAGTTTGATGAAGATTTTGATGCGATTGTTCAGTCACCTCATGATTCAGACAGTGATGATGATGGGGACCACTCACAAAATAAAGACTTTGAAGATATTGAAAGCAAAATACACGCAAATACAGTCAAgagaaatgaaaacaaaaatgaggaaagttttaaaaatgttagtaAGGCTATTACAATTAAGTCTTTAGGCGAAAATAAGGCCCAGTTGTATACAGAGACAGCCGCTACGACAAAAGGTCTTGTATCGTTACCTAACAACATTAGCAAAGAATTATCTATAAAGCCTTTCAAACAGGGTACAAATGAATGCAATAGTAATACGAGTCAACAGCCTAATAAAATAAGTCCacaaataattgataaaaacaataaaggtGCAGGACAGCAAATAACGCGTAACCAATCTTCCAATCAAAAGATTTGTATGTCAAagaatcaaataaatacagtaaACAAAGAGGTGACTGTGAAAACTTTTCAATCTAAGACTGTAATAGAGGAGATCACTACTACTGTTACAAAGACTATTAAGACTGTCAACCAAACTGTGAAACAAGAAGTTCAAACAGCTAGTCAGTCGTGTACACATAACGTGCTACGGCAAGTACAAGGTTTGAAGCCGCAGACTCAACAACCTGTAAAAAACTACCAAGGTGTAGTAGTACGGCATGCAGCGCCAGTGGGTACCAAAGTAAGAAGCGCGATGAACCCTGTGAGGTCTCCTAGACCTCCAGCCAAAATATCCAATCAGTTAGTCCCTGTGAGGTCAGTTATCCCTATGAATGTAAGAGCTCCAAGAATGCCCACATTAAGAAGCAGTACTCCCTCAACTTCTACAAATAGTCCGAAGCCAATCAAAATGTCCCCAAACATAGTAAATACTGCTATGAATAAAAGACCAATTGCAACAGAACCATCCGGTCCATTTAGTTGTTTCAAAAAACCAAAAGAATCATTAATACCTGTGTCAGAAATGTCGAGCTTCGACACTAGAGAAGACGAATCCACAGTAAGCCTCGCTTCTTCGACACAAGTGAATAAATCGAATGTTATGAATATGACAAGGACTGTAAAAGGTAACACGGTTGTTAGTTCAACACAGATGAAATCTGAAATTAGTTCCTGTTCACAACAACTGGAAAAGCTCAACAATATGTCGGGTTTAAGAATAGTTAAAACTAGTCAAGTGAAGCAGGCATCCCACGCAGAGGAAAAACATGAAGTGAGTCCTGCTAAGAAGATTACTTTAGAAGcaattgaaaaattacaaaagcaAGGTTTATTAGTGAAAAAACCTCGTCTCGATTCAAACCGCGAAGACAGGTACTCTGACGACGACGATGGAGAGGGCAACTTCCCACAAGACGAAGATTTCGATgatgattatttttcttaa